The DNA window ACGAAAAAAGGTCGATGGATGTCTCAAGTTCCTAAAACCGCAAGCGCTGCAACGGGCCCGACAACCCAGCAGACCGATGTGACGGCCCTCCTCTGCGGCTACCAGTGGGGAGGGTCCATCACCTATGCCTTTCCGGACGAGATGTCCGATTACGACGGTGAGTGGGATGACCCGCATGTCTATCGGCTCTCCTTCGAGAGACAGCAGGCGGTCTGGCATATCCTCGAGGGCTGGGGGCCCTATGAGACGGCCTCCCGTTTCGGTCTGACTCCCGTCGAGGGCTTCACGAGACTGTCAATCACCTATGCGGGCTTCGGGCAGGGGACCCTGCAGATTTCCGGCATCAATTTGGAGGATGCTCCCGAAGTCGAGAATCGTCGTGTGCTCGGATACAGCAACTTTCCTGGAAATCGTTCGGGCGGCGCGGGCAACGTCGCGCTTGTCGAAAACAAGTATTCTTACGAAGTCGAGATCCTCCCCGGGTCTTGGTCCTACTTCGTCATAATTCACGAACTCGGACACGCCCTCGGCTTGAAGCATCCCCATCAGGAGGCGCCGCGCGGCTCCTTCCCAATCATGTCCGAAGAGCACGACAGGGACGACTTCACGGTCATGTCGTACAAGGGCGCCGGTACTAATCCACAAACTTTCATGCAGTACGATATCGCCGCCTTGCAGATGATGTACGGGGCTAATTTCGAGTTTCGCAGCGGCGACACGATCTATCGCTGGGCTGCGAACGGAGAGACCTTCGTCGATGGAGTATCCCAGGGGGCCATGGTGTCGCGCTTCGTCCTCCAGACCATCTGGGACGGCAACGGCAACGATACCTATGACCTGAGGGCGTTCGAAGGCAGCACAGTTGATTTGGAACCTGGAGGCTTCACGATCTTCGAGATCGGTAGCCGCTCGCGGATCGAAAAAGGCAATATCTCGAATGCCTTCCAGTATGGCAGCGATCCCCGGTCGCTCATCGAGAACGTCCTCGCGGGCGAGGGCAACGATAGAATCTCCGGCAATGCCACTGCAAATATGCTGGTCGGAAACGGCGGCAACGATGAACTGCGCGGCAAGGGCGGCAACGACGGTCTGAAGGGCGGAGCCGGCAACGATTGGATGGACGGCGGCAGCGGCGCGGACATGATGGATGGCGGCGACGGCTGGGATGTTGCGTCTTATCAAAGCATCTCTGCTTCCGAGGGCGGGGTCGTGGTCAACCTCGAGACCAACAAGAATGGCGGCGCCGCCAGGGGTGACAAGCTGTATCGCATCGAGGTGGTGCAGGGGACAAACGCCAACGACAGCCTCACCGCTATCGACCGCGGCAACGGCAGCGGCGTCCAGCTCTACGGCGAGGGCGGCGACGACGGGCTCACCGGCAAGGGCGGCGATGCCCTGTTCGGCGGCGCCGGCAACGACTGGCTCGACGGCGGCCCGGGCGGCGACCTCCTCGACGGCGGCGCCGGCTGGGATGTGCTCTCGTACCAGAGCGCCACCGGCGGAGTCGTGGTCGACCTGACCGGCAACCAGAACGGCGGCGCGGCGGCGGGGGATCAGGTCTCGAACATCGAGGTGCTGCAGGGCTCGAACTACGCCGACACGCTCACGAGTGTTGATCGCGGCGGCGGCTCGGGGGCGCAGCTCTACGGTGAGGGCGGCAACGACACGCTCACCGGCAAGGCAGGCGGCGACTACCTGTTCGGGGGTGCCGGCGACGACCTCCTCGACAGCGGCTTCGGCTGCGACGTGCTCAGCGGCGGGGCAGGGGCGGACACGTTCCGGTTCAGCACGGGCCCGGGCGCGGGCAACGTCGACACGATCCAGGACTTCTCGGCCGCGGAGGGCGACCGGATCGTGCTCAGCCGGAGCGTGTTCGCGAGCGCGGGGTATCAGTATCTGTCCGGTGCGGCATTCAAGCTGGGGGCTGCGGCAACGGCGGCGGAGCATCGCATCGTCTACAACCAGACGACCGGCGAACTGTTCTACGATGCCGACGGCTCGGGCGCCGCGGCGCAGGTCAAGTTTGCCGTGATCGCCAATCATGCGTCGCTCAGCGCAGCCAGCTTCTCCATCTTGTGAGATTCTGTAGGCGGCGAAGCTCTGGGCTCGCTTCCGCCGCTCGACAATGGATCACATGGGGCGCGGCGGAGGTTGCGCCCTTCGCGTGCTCGCGGGGCTTTCTGCTTGGCCGAAGGGGGCTGTTATTCCGGAACTCGAGCTTCCAAGTTGCCCATAATCGGCCGCTTGTGAGAGGTATTGACAGGCCGGGAGGGTAGGGGACTTCGTGTGCAGAAATGCAATTATGAAGGCGACGGTTGGTGGGGCCCTACTCAGGACGCCTATGACACCGATGACCTCGCCTGTCCGAGATCGCTTGGTAAGCAGACGTTCTCAGGCAGGGACTAGCTGCCGCGTCTGTCCCCGAGCAGACTTTCGTGCTTCCGAGACGCTTCATTCGAACCGATGCCCAGACGCCGGACAGGTGACGCGCCTGCGGGTTGCTGCCTTCAGGAGCTTGCGGAAGGTTGGACATTCCAGGTGCGACGGAGCGGGACATTCGGCTACGTGCCGAAGCGCATCCCGCAACACCCGTAGGTCGGCCATCTGGCGCTGCAAATCATCCGCCTTGGCGTGCAACTGATCCCGGGGGATGTCGGGCCGGCCGTCCTTGCCGAACATGCCCGCAATCTCGGTGAGGGAGAAGCCTGCCGTCTTCCCGAGTTCGATCAGCGATAGCGTCAGAAGAACGTCGGCGTCGAATTGCCGTCGCAACCCATGTCGGCTGATCGAGCGGATCAAGCCGATCTCCTCGTAGTAGCGCAGCGTCGAGGGCGGCACGCCCGAACGTTCGGCAACCTCTCCAATATCCATCATTCCCAGGCTTGACCTCAAGTTGACTTGAAGTCGTAGCCTCTCTCGAATCGTCACTTCGAGCAAGAGGCATGTTATGGCTAGCACCACAATTCCGCGGCAGACACAGGTCTGGAGAGACCCGCGAGCAATCGCGCTGCTGATGGCAGCATCGCTCACGACCATGGCCAATGCCACGATCAGTCCCGCGCTCCCCGGGCTGGAACGCCTGTTCGGGGAAGACCCCAACGCGGGGATGCTGGTACGCCTGCTGGTGCCGGCGCCCTCAATCAGCGTCGCTATCTTCGCGCCGTTCGCCGGTCTCGTCGCTGATCGGTACGGTCGGCGGCGGATGCTCCTCGCCGGGGTCGTTCTCTTCGTGATCGCCGGATGCGCAGGGTTGTTCCTTCCCGACCTCCCAACCGTCTTTGCCAGCCGTCTGGTACTGGGACTGGCTGTCGCTCTTATCATGACGGCGCAGACCGCGCTCATTGGCGACTACTTCACTGGGGACGAGCGGAGCGCGTTGTCAGGAATTCAGATATCAGCTCGGAACTTCGGGGGGCTCGTGTTCATCTCGCTCGCGGGATGGTTCGCGGCGATCTCGCCGCGTCTGCCCTTCGTCATCTATGGAGTTGCCGCAGTCTTCCTGCCGTTGATGTGGAAGGTCATTGTCGATCCGCAACGCACCTCGTCCGCTCCCCATGCCTGTCTGGAGGAGAGTTCCTCCGATCCTTCATCATGGAGCCTCGTCTTCGCGCTGCTCGTGCTACTCCAGGCCGTGACGAACATGATCTTTTTCGTCATGCCAACCCAATTGTCGTTTTTCTTCGCAGTGGCAGGCTGCAGCAGCCCAGTGATGACCGGCTCAGCGCTCGGCATCTTGATGCTCTCCGGCGGCAGCCTTGCGCTCCTGTATGGTCGGGTCCAGCGGGCCATCGGCTACGCTGCCGTCTTCGCCCTGGGCTATGGTGTGATGGCGCTTGGGTTCGTGTTGCTGGCCCTGGCGGCGACGCCTTTGGCATGGTTCGTTGCAGCCGCGGCCATCGGCGCAGGCTATGCATTGGTCTCGCCGAGCTTCGTGACCCTTGCTTTGGAACTTGCTCCCATCCGGCGGAGGGGAGCGGCAGGCGGTGTTCTGGCAGCTTCCGTATTCATCGGCCAGTTCTGTTCGCCTCTCCTGAGCACACCACTGGTCGCGACGTACGGCTACGAGGGGCTCTTCTACATCACCTCATCGCTTGCCGCCGCGATGGCCGGTGCGGCCGTCTTGAGGGCCGCGGCCTTGAGATTGGGTGGCCTAAGCTGCCTTAGGGGTATCTATGGCAAGAGATAGACTCGAAGTCATTGCCTATCACGAGGCAGGTCACGCTGTAATAGCGTGGGCCTGCGGCCTAAATATTCAAGGATCAGCATTGTCCCTAGCGGAGACAGTGACGGCCACATCCTCCTGAACTTCTCGGATGAGCAAAAAAGCAAGATCGATGATGGCGATCTGACAATTCATCGATCGCTGTCTCTCGTTGGCGTCGGCGGCATGGCAGCCGACGTCACTCATTGGGGCACGTACACCGGTTATGATCCCGAAAATTACATTGAAGGTGTCTCCAGCGACCATCCGAAAGTATCATACCACCTCGCCCGGTTAGGCACTCCTGGAGAGGACACGTTTCAGTTTTATGCAGCTTTGGCGTTTCATAGGTTCACAAAAGACGTCAAGACATGGTCGGTGGTGACAAGCCTCGCGCTGATATTACTTTGAATCCCGACGCTTACAGAATCGAACCTTTCTAACTTCCAGATGGATATTCCCAAGCTCGATCAAGCTTACCGGAACTGGTTCGAGCGCTTCCGGCAAAACTTGAGTACCGGTTTCAGAGAGATGCTGGAATTCCGAGGCGTGTACTAGCAGATCCCTATTGGAGCCGCAGTTCAGGATGGAAGGCTCACGAAGCTGATCGTTTCGACGGGACCACTTTTCGGGCAGACTTGATGTTAGGGGATAGTAGACCCGTTAATATTAGAACCACGACAAGCAGAACGGCAGTGCCAACCCCGCGCATGACTCCCAGGGTAGATAGTGTGGCACCTTCGATCATTTCAGGTGCCACGAGTACCGTCACGACAAACATGTCAAACACGGCTAGCATCACCAGCCATGCCATGTTCACAGATTTGATCGAACGATTAGCAGGAGCCGTCATCCGTTATACTCGGTGTCGATGTAGAAGTCGCCGTCGTTGAGAACTGTGAATTGGATCCAACCATCACGGCGGGTTGTCAGAACGTGCCGCCGCTTGCCTGTCGTACGCACTATGGCTCCAAGACCCTGGGTCATTGCCCTATAGTCCGGAATTGTAAGCTGGGTGTCATGGACGATCGGCTTATCGGAAATGACAATCGCTCGCGGCCTGCAGTATTTGAATACATCGAGGCAGAAGCCGTTCTCGCGCCCGTGATGGGACGCCACCAGGACGTCAACACTACTCAGTTCTGTTCGAAAACGTGAGGGAGCTCGACACCGCGAAACGGGTGCTGATCGAGACCATCGTCCACGACGACGGCTCCAGTCTTGCCGGGGGCAAGGATTACGATCAGGACGGCCACAACTACCGCGACAAGGTCAACGCCGCGCAGGCGCCCGGGCAGGAATGGGAAACCTTCGAGGAGCACCGCGACGCTGCCAACAACAAGACTTGGCAGATCTACAAATACTACGGCCCGACCGTCGAACAGGAGCGGATCGTCGAGTGCGGCTGGGACTACAGCGGACAGCCATGGACGCGGACGGAACTGACCCGGGACGGCCTGCTGCGGGAGACCAGGCTCGAGACCTGGTTCGACAACGGCACGCGTACGGTCAAGGAGTGGAACTGGTCCGGCCAGACCTGGGCCTGGCGCGAGACGCTCTACAGCGGCAGCACGCGGCTTACCGAGTGGGAGCAGTACGATGGGCAGCGCCATATCTACCGCGAGTGGAACGGCGGCGCCGCCTTCGACGAACGCGAGACGCGCACCAACGCCGGCGGCATCATGTACTATCAGCACGTCGTCACCGGCACCCAGAAGACGGTGCATCTGTGGGACGTCGATCAGGCTCAGCCGTGGGCCGAGCGGATCACCACGACCGTCAACGGCGTGATCGGTCGGATCGAGACGATCTATGGCGATCATAAGACCGTCGAGGTCCGCGATCTGACTGGTACCGAGGAATGGACCAAGCACATCCAGGAATGGCGTGGCCCGAACTTCAAGAACAAGGTCGAGGACAAATATTATGACGGCAATAAGCTCATCAACAAACCGACCTGGGACTTCAACGGGGAAGACTGGGAATCGGAGGAGAAGCGCTACGATGACGGTACGGTCCACTACCACAAGATCGTCAACGACGATTCCCTGACAATCGTCACCGAGACGGACACCAACGGCAGCGACAACTGGGAGACGAAGATCACCAAGTCGCGCGAGTTCGCCAGCACCATGAAGACCTTCGCCGTCATCACGAAATACGACGGTGCTCCCACCGAGAGCGGCATCACCTTCGACGAGTTCGTCAAGCTGACCGATCACAAGGGCGTCGAGATCTGGTTCGAGAACCACATTCGCGCCAATAACGGCACTCCGGTGTTCGGCTACATCACGGACGAAAACGGCAATGGGATGAGCGTCACGTACCTACCGGGCAATCTCGAGAAGGCACGCGCCTGGGAGGGTTTGGACCCTGTCTTCTAGCAAGGACCCCGGCAGGGGAAACCAGGATCTGGACGTCGCGCGGATGCCGCGATGCGCGGCTGAACTCGAGGAGGGGATCACCTTCGCTGATTCTCGAACGGACAGAGGACGAACCTATCCCACATTCTTCGCGTTCATCGATCGTCCTGAGGTCATGACCTCGGCGCAGATCGGCAGTGATGCCTGGGCGGTGGATCAGCCTGGAGACCGGGACGCCTGGGTGCAGCTTGACTCTGGAAGACCAAGCAGCGGCATGCTTGCGGCGCTGTACGTTCAAAAGCCCAAAGCCTCGGATGGCCTGGCCAATCTGTTCGGGACGACATCAGGCTAGATCCCCAAACGACGACTTTCTGTGAGGACGTGGGCAGAGCATGCGTCCTCCGACTGTCCTGCAAAACCCCAGAAGGAACTCAGCCTTGGCCCTTCCGCCCCCACATAAGGGCCATTGTGGGCGGCTGACCTGGAGGAGAAACGACAACTCGCTAAGCTGGCTCGGTTCACACAGCCCAGCTTCCCGACTAGCATGCGCTTGGAGGTTTACATCGGCATCATATGCGATTTGGAGCATTCGGTATCGGTGTGCTCGGCACAGCCGCTTGGTTACTCGGCGGTAATATCTTCACAGTCTTACGCTGGAACGAAGTCTCCAGGGCCAATATCGATACTCTTGGCGATGGTCTTGGAGCAAGCTGTATTCGAAGATCATAAAATAAAGGTTTATTATCGTTAGAGAAAAATAGTCTCTGTGAGGTCTTCATTCAATGTCTCTGATTATCAAAACCACCAATAAGGGTATTAATCAAATTTTTATCGTTACAGGCAATATCTTATCTGGTGACAAAATTGTTAAAGTCGATGATAATCTGGTGAAATTTCCGCAGGACCCGTGACATATCAGAAGTATATTGCACTTGCAGCGTCCGATCCAAGCAACCCGAGGGATCGAAAACTTAAAGTCGTGACAATTGCGAGATACATCTGTGGCGAAGCAAAAAGCTTGGCTGAAACGGAACGATACGCCGTGAACCCTTTGATATTGGCGAGACTCAAAGGCCTTGAGTTTGAAAGGTTCTGCGACAACACAGAGGAATTTGTTACGTTTTTGACCGTCGCATAAGCGAAGAGACGTGACCTAAGGAGTGTCGCATTGCCGATGCCTTCCCTTACGCTAAGTTTAGTATCCTGATTGAACTGTCTCATAAGTTGTGTAGCATCGGTCCTCGTTTTGGAACGGACACCGTCAGTGAATATGAGGCCTTTCGACCCTGACCAGCGCAATCTCGTCCGTTCTCCACTGGACAACGAGAACATTCTGAGCGGACAGTTCTGGGGCGAGCTGCGGGTGTTTCTGGCCGTCGCCAAAGCCAAATCATTCAATCGGGCCGCCGAGATCCTCAACACCAGCCAGCCGACGGTCAGCCGCCAAGTCAAACGGCTTCAGGACCTGATGGGGTCGCAGCTCTTCGTTCCGACCCAGCACGGGGTGAAGCTCACGCCCAAGGGGCAGGCTTTGGCACAGGCCCTGACAGCCCTTGATCACTCCCTCTTCGCGCTCACCAATGATTTGAGAGCTGAGACCAAGGACGCCGAGGGCGTCGTACGGGTCAGCATCACGGACGGTCTCAACACCTTTTTCGTGGCGCCCGGCACTTCTGCCTTCGCGGCAGAACATCCGAAGATCCAGCTCCATCTCAAAAGTCCGGCCAATGTGGTGAGCCTGCGGGATAATCAGACGGACATGATGATCGGCTTCAATCCGATTGAGGCCGCTGACATTTCCATGCAGAAGCTGGGATACCTGCATTTCATCCCGATCGTGGCGAAGTCCTACATCCAGCAATATGGAATCCCGACGCGCCTGAACCTGGTTCAGCATCTCTTCCTGCAGTCCGAGTTCTACTCGGCCAACACAGGATTGTGGGCGCCCTGGAACGGGGTCGTCTCGCAAGGTCAGGTCGCCCATTTCTGCGACAACTCGATGGCCTATGGCATGCTCGTCAAGGCGGGGCTGGGAATCGGGCTTCTCGGCAGCTACACCATTCTTGAGCCGAACGCGGTTCCGCTGGAGCTCGATGTCACGATCTCGGTCCCGATGTACGCCCTTGTTCTGACCGAGCGGCTGAACGCACGGCCCGTCCGCTTAGTCTTTGACTGGCTGTGTGAGATGTTTGGGCCGGCGAATCCTTGGTTTGCCCCGCGACTGCGCCTCGATCCGCCGCAGAGTCGGTTCGATAGCGGCATCAAGCTGCTCTTCAATCTGTGAATGCCGGCGTTGAAGATGAAGCCGGCTGATGCTTTCCGAGATGCCGATGTAGGTATTGCCGACGTCCTCGAACAATTCGGCCATTTCGAGCGGCACCCCGTCAGCCTCGAACAGCAGCTTCTGGAACGTGGCCGAATGCAGGGTCACCACCTGCTGGAGGTAAGACTGGAAATAGTCCATGATGACGCCTGCGTCAGCGTTGTTCAAATCCGGGAGGGCAGGGGATCCATTGAAGGTCATGATCCGACGACCTCGAACTCGGAGTGGACATCCCAATGCCCTTCGATGCGGAAGAGAATGGCGGCATCGGAGGAAGGCGTGATGGCGTTTTCGGGAGGAGTAAGATGCTTGACGAGTTCGACATAGGGCTCGTCATGCCCCTCGAAATAGAGAGGGTCTTTGCCCGGCGCCGGCATAAAGCCCAGCATCCGCCGCCACAGGCGAGCATGAAGAGGCTTGGCATGGGTGATCACACAATCGTAGCCCTTGCGGCTGATATGCTCGAAGATGAATTCGGCACATCGCTTGATCACCCGCGGATCCCGCCAAGTCTTGCGGAAGCTGGTGCGCTCCATCTTGGCGAAGTCCTTGAACCAGCGGATCCGGGCCGTTCCGATCGGCTCATCGCCGGCGTAAACGATGATGTGGGTCGCCTGGTAGTCGTTGCCGTCATAGGTCTGCCGGGCCGAGACTCCATTCTCTTCCATGAAGCAGATCGCCCGGATCGCATGGGCATCAAGGAGCTGCTCTGCGGTCGTGACGACCTCGACCCGGATTAGATTGTCGTGACGGCGGATGCGGGATGGTTCCTGATCCATGGCGGGGCCTTTGATCTGCCTGAAGAGTGCAGATAGGGAGCACGAGAGGCCGGGAATTCTGAAGATGCTGAGATGTATGACGGTTCTACATCAGTGTTGAACGGGAGCGGGTGATGACCCGACAGGATAGTCCTAGGACCGCAACCCTGGCTGAGCTATGCCACGAGGCAGTGCAACGCTATGGCGATGACTGGGGGCAGATTCAG is part of the Microvirga terrae genome and encodes:
- a CDS encoding M10 family metallopeptidase C-terminal domain-containing protein, which translates into the protein MSQVPKTASAATGPTTQQTDVTALLCGYQWGGSITYAFPDEMSDYDGEWDDPHVYRLSFERQQAVWHILEGWGPYETASRFGLTPVEGFTRLSITYAGFGQGTLQISGINLEDAPEVENRRVLGYSNFPGNRSGGAGNVALVENKYSYEVEILPGSWSYFVIIHELGHALGLKHPHQEAPRGSFPIMSEEHDRDDFTVMSYKGAGTNPQTFMQYDIAALQMMYGANFEFRSGDTIYRWAANGETFVDGVSQGAMVSRFVLQTIWDGNGNDTYDLRAFEGSTVDLEPGGFTIFEIGSRSRIEKGNISNAFQYGSDPRSLIENVLAGEGNDRISGNATANMLVGNGGNDELRGKGGNDGLKGGAGNDWMDGGSGADMMDGGDGWDVASYQSISASEGGVVVNLETNKNGGAARGDKLYRIEVVQGTNANDSLTAIDRGNGSGVQLYGEGGDDGLTGKGGDALFGGAGNDWLDGGPGGDLLDGGAGWDVLSYQSATGGVVVDLTGNQNGGAAAGDQVSNIEVLQGSNYADTLTSVDRGGGSGAQLYGEGGNDTLTGKAGGDYLFGGAGDDLLDSGFGCDVLSGGAGADTFRFSTGPGAGNVDTIQDFSAAEGDRIVLSRSVFASAGYQYLSGAAFKLGAAATAAEHRIVYNQTTGELFYDADGSGAAAQVKFAVIANHASLSAASFSIL
- a CDS encoding helix-turn-helix domain-containing protein, translating into MGMMDIGEVAERSGVPPSTLRYYEEIGLIRSISRHGLRRQFDADVLLTLSLIELGKTAGFSLTEIAGMFGKDGRPDIPRDQLHAKADDLQRQMADLRVLRDALRHVAECPAPSHLECPTFRKLLKAATRRRVTCPASGHRFE
- a CDS encoding MFS transporter, whose amino-acid sequence is MASTTIPRQTQVWRDPRAIALLMAASLTTMANATISPALPGLERLFGEDPNAGMLVRLLVPAPSISVAIFAPFAGLVADRYGRRRMLLAGVVLFVIAGCAGLFLPDLPTVFASRLVLGLAVALIMTAQTALIGDYFTGDERSALSGIQISARNFGGLVFISLAGWFAAISPRLPFVIYGVAAVFLPLMWKVIVDPQRTSSAPHACLEESSSDPSSWSLVFALLVLLQAVTNMIFFVMPTQLSFFFAVAGCSSPVMTGSALGILMLSGGSLALLYGRVQRAIGYAAVFALGYGVMALGFVLLALAATPLAWFVAAAAIGAGYALVSPSFVTLALELAPIRRRGAAGGVLAASVFIGQFCSPLLSTPLVATYGYEGLFYITSSLAAAMAGAAVLRAAALRLGGLSCLRGIYGKR
- a CDS encoding LysR family transcriptional regulator, whose protein sequence is MRPFDPDQRNLVRSPLDNENILSGQFWGELRVFLAVAKAKSFNRAAEILNTSQPTVSRQVKRLQDLMGSQLFVPTQHGVKLTPKGQALAQALTALDHSLFALTNDLRAETKDAEGVVRVSITDGLNTFFVAPGTSAFAAEHPKIQLHLKSPANVVSLRDNQTDMMIGFNPIEAADISMQKLGYLHFIPIVAKSYIQQYGIPTRLNLVQHLFLQSEFYSANTGLWAPWNGVVSQGQVAHFCDNSMAYGMLVKAGLGIGLLGSYTILEPNAVPLELDVTISVPMYALVLTERLNARPVRLVFDWLCEMFGPANPWFAPRLRLDPPQSRFDSGIKLLFNL